A single region of the Elgaria multicarinata webbii isolate HBS135686 ecotype San Diego chromosome 14, rElgMul1.1.pri, whole genome shotgun sequence genome encodes:
- the UTP4 gene encoding U3 small nucleolar RNA-associated protein 4 homolog encodes MGDFEVHRARLFAFVPAGIRCVAATGASSSSSATGASSSSSATGASSSSSAWPRPRLAVSRLDGALEVYDLRANSFQEKVIPGHETRIPEALCWAAGDRLFGAGLSGDIVEYDLEKLHVKYSLDAFGGPIWSMAADPTGARLAVGCDDGSVKLFHILPEGIQFEKQLDRQKERITSLSWHPSGTKIAAGSIDLIRIFDIKSGHAAQRIRVERRLQGPRSQKCVVWGVAFLSDGTVVSADSAGKVQFWDSEMGTLLSKHPVSKAAALCVAVSEAEDSLVVGTSEGTVYQFQFLPAKLGSAEHQWMRTRPFQHHTHDVRAVAHTPTAFVSGGLDGLLVIRPLMEKVESKSYEAALRKVTFPHRRLVSCAREARLLLFQHPRQLELWRLGATNATGGAGEVLPVSCPPKHLLQLKAKGPEHISSSCVSPCGSWIAYATASRFFLHRVQLDGDHIAIKRVPKGPRLSGSAHHLLFSTNSTRLFVASDRGSVHVLKLLQPGACKYLHTLRPNSETAEAAYLLAASADGKWLAAASGDQAVHIYNLEAAKLHCTVPAYDCPVTALAIHPETNNLIIAHSDQQVFEFSIADKEYTPWSRKLQQFGMHKDWMDRDTPITHITFNPKKASHILVHDTHMFCIIDKSLPLPEDAAMLHNQISLAHLSKAARRSYSHAFKICKKYQPLLFVDLLDENALVVVERPVADIKAQLPPPIYQKKFGT; translated from the exons atggGCGACTTCGAGGTGCACCGCGCGCGGCTCTTCGCCTTCGTGCCCGCGGGGATCCGCTGCGTGGCCGCCAccggcgcctcctcctcctcctccgccaccggcgcctcctcctcctcctccgccaccggcgcctcctcctcctcctccgcctggcCCCGTCCCCGCCTGGCCGTGTCCCGCCTCGACGGCGCCCTCGAGGTCTACGACCTGCGCGCCAACAGCTTCCAGGAGAAG GTCATTCCAGGCCACGAGACGAGGATCCCGGAGGCTCTGTGCTGGGCGGCAGGAGACCGGCTGTTTGGCGCTGGCCTCAGTGGCGACATTGTTGAGTATGACTTGGAGAAGCTGCACGTCAAGTATTCTCTGGATGCTTTTGGGGGGCCCATCTGGAGCATGGCGGCCGATCCGACTGGGGCTCGGCTGGCG GTCGGTTGTGACGATGGATCCGTTAAACTCTTCCACATCTTACCCGAAGGAATCCAGTTTGAGAAGCAGCTGGACCGACAGAAAG AGCGGATCACGTCCCTCTCCTGGCACCCGTCCGGGACCAAGATTGCCGCTGGGTCCATCGACCTCATCCGCATCTTCGATATCAAGTCAG GCCATGCTGCCCAGCGGATCCGAGTGGAGCGGCGCCTGCAGGGACCCCGCAGCCAGAAGTGTGTGGTGTGGGGCGTGGCCTTCCTTTCCGACGGCACCGTGGTCAGCGCAGATTCCGCCGGGAAGGTGCAGTTCTGGGACTCTGAGATGGGGACGCTGCTGTCGAAGCACCCGGTCAGCAAGGCCGCCGCACTTTGCGTGGCTGTGTCTGAG GCGGAAGACAGCCTCGTGGTCGGCACGTCAGAGGGGACGGTGTACCAGTTCCAGTTTCTGCCGGCGAAGCTGGGCAGCGCCGAGCACCAGTGGATGCGGACGAGGCCGTTCCAGCACCACACCCATGACGTGCGGGCAGTGGCGCACACGCCGACGGCGTTCGTCTCCGGAG GGCTGGATGGGCTCCTCGTGATCCGGCCGCTGATGGAGAAGGTGGAATCCAAGAGCTACGAAGCCGCCCTCCGGAAAGTCACCTTCCCTCAC AGGCGCCTCGTCTCCTGTGCCAGGGAAGCCCGCCTCCTCCTGTTCCAGCACCCGCGGCAGCTGGAGCTTTGGCGTCTCGGAGCCACCAACGCCACAG GAGGGGCCGGCGAAGTCCTGCCTGTGTCCTGCCCGCCGAAGCACCTGCTCCAGCTCAAGGCAAAG GGTCCCGAGCACATCAGCAGCAGCTGTGTCTCCCCCTGTGGCAGCTGGATTGCCTATGCCACGGCCTCCAGGTTCTTCCTGCACCGGGTCCAGCTGGACGGAGACCACATCGCCATCAAGAGG GTTCCCAAGGGTCCCAGGCTGAGTGGCTCTGCCCACCACCTCCTTTTCTCCACAAACTCCACCCGGCTCTTTGTGGCGTCGGACCGAGGCTCCGTGCACGTCCTCAAGCTCTTGCAACCAGGGGCCTGCAAATACCTGCACACCCTCCGCCCCAACTCAG AGACGGCGGAGGCCGCGTACCTGCTGGCTGCGAGCGCCGACGGGAAGTGGTTGGCTGCAGCGAGTGGGGATCAGGCAGTCCATATCTACAACTTGGAAGCCGCCAAG CTCCATTGCACTGTGCCTGCTTATGACTGCCCGGTGACTGCCCTGGCCATTCATCCAGAGACCAATAACCTCATCATCGCCCATTCGGACCAGCAG GTCTTTGAGTTCAGCATCGCAGACAAAGAATACACCCCCTGGAGCCGGAAGTTGCAGCAGTTTGGGATGCACAAGGATTGGATGGACCGGGACACGCCCATCACCCACATCACCTTCAACCCCAAGAAGGCCTCCCACATCCTGGTCCATGACACTCACATGTTCTGCATCATCGATAAGTCCCTG cCGCTGCCGGAGGATGCCGCCATGCTGCACAACCAGATCTCGCTGGCGCACCTCTCCAAGGCCGCCCGGCGCAGCTACAGCCACGCCTTTAAGATCTGCAAGAAGTACCAG CCTTTGCTGTTTGTGGACCTGCTGGATGAGAATGCCTTGGTAGTGGTAGAGCGGCCCGTGGCGGACATCAAGGCCCAGCTGCCCCCTCCCATCTATCAGAAGAAATTCGGCACTTAA
- the CHTF8 gene encoding chromosome transmission fidelity protein 8 homolog, whose protein sequence is MVQVVVSRAGAGALAEWVLMELQGELESRCGASLAGRLLGDLHYTKEGLPVLIVGHHILYGKVVRLEKPFAVLTKQAAGESSSGPRYSYTVTALIKKKLLFKTRPKPIITNVAKKA, encoded by the exons ATGGTGCAGGTGGTCGTTTCCCG GGCGGGGGCCGGAGCCCTGGCCGAGTGGGTGCTGATGGAGCTCCAAGGGGAGTTGGAATCGCGCTGTGGGGCCAGCCTGGCCGGGAGGCTCCTGGGGGACCTGCATTACACCAAGGAG GGGCTGCCGGTGCTCATCGTGGGGCACCACATCCTGTACGGGAAGGTGGTGCGGCTGGAAAAGCCCTTCGCCGTCCTGACCAAGCAAGCGGCCGGCGAGTCCAGCTCCGGCCCCCGCTACAGCTACACCGTGACGGCCCTCATCAAGAAGAAGCTGCTCTTCAAGACCCGCCCCAAGCCCATCATCACCAACGTGGCCAAGAAAGCGTGA